A genomic stretch from Flavobacterium nitratireducens includes:
- a CDS encoding precorrin-2 dehydrogenase/sirohydrochlorin ferrochelatase family protein, whose translation MSENKDNIENGSQSAALERNELYPVFLKLHNLSVLIVGGGNVGLEKLSFLLKSSPNANVEVVAPRFLPELVTLAETHPSVKLTQKKFRKKMLKKRHMVIACTDDLKVNKRVYELSRKRYLICNIADTPDLCDYYLGGIVTKGNVKIAISTNGKSPTTAKRLREFFEEVIPEDINQMVQNLNDYRKTLKGDFEEKVQKMNEITASLKNKE comes from the coding sequence ATGAGTGAGAATAAAGATAATATTGAAAATGGATCACAGTCGGCAGCGCTAGAACGTAATGAGTTGTATCCAGTGTTTTTAAAGTTGCACAACCTTAGTGTACTCATTGTGGGTGGAGGTAATGTAGGTTTAGAAAAGTTATCTTTCTTGCTTAAATCCAGTCCAAATGCTAATGTTGAAGTGGTTGCACCACGTTTTTTGCCTGAATTAGTTACACTTGCTGAAACACATCCTTCAGTAAAACTGACACAGAAAAAGTTCAGGAAAAAAATGTTGAAAAAACGCCATATGGTCATAGCTTGTACGGATGATTTAAAGGTAAATAAGCGCGTTTATGAGTTGTCTAGAAAAAGATATTTGATTTGTAATATCGCTGATACGCCTGATTTATGTGATTATTATTTAGGAGGAATTGTAACCAAAGGAAATGTCAAAATTGCTATTTCGACTAACGGAAAATCACCCACAACGGCTAAACGATTGAGGGAATTTTTTGAGGAAGTAATACCAGAAGACATTAATCAAATGGTACAGAATCTTAATGATTATCGCAAAACATTGAAGGGTGATTTTGAAGAAAAAGTTCAAAAAATGAATGAAATCA